The proteins below are encoded in one region of Bremerella sp. P1:
- a CDS encoding DUF1553 domain-containing protein, whose amino-acid sequence MPTSPFVPATILRAAVLLLVVTGSHAYAAEPASPSSQDLAFFESKIRPLLVEHCVDCHGAHTQESSLRVDTMSGMLGGGESGAAVIPKDPKHSLLLAAVRYDNEHLKMPPDGKMTDAQIKLLQQWIEMGAPHPDQLGSGSIQPRRSPIDMNAARAYWAFQPVRRPVIPTSEAQNPIDAFIHAPLAKQGLAPNGPADRRTLIRRATFDLTGLPPTPDEVSVFLADDSPDAFAKVIDRLLASDAYGERWGRHWLDVVRYADSNGLDENQAFVDAWRYRNYVIDALNEDKPFDQFVMEQVAGDLLAGKSDGGSDDDSAIATGFLTLGPKVLAEKDTVKMEMDIIDEQIDTLGQAFLGLTIACARCHDHKFDPISTADYYALAGIFKSTQSMQSLKTIAKYNEKVLATDEEVQRKAKLDQAKKEKQTELDKLVKEAKQKHPDSKEEAYPEDIRKQLDTLRKEIASLTEQAPELPTAMAVKEGTPENLRIHVRGSHLILGQQVPRGVPVVLQRSQPLDISDAESGRLQLAQWLVHADNPLTARVAVNRVWRWHFGTGLVPSTDNFGKLGEAPTHPELLDWLTADFVANGWSLKKLHRQIMLSDTYQRSSSVNEENATIDPENRWYWRANVQRLEAEALRDSLLAVSGKLDPTQGTTMLTVDKWKLVFDHTSKDDTSYDTQRRSIYLPVIRNNLYDGFALFDFATADTTQGDRATSTVAPQALFTLNSPLFLDAAENLADRLQQQVPDDERARIELLYQLTVSRPPHDHEVTRLLTTIDQLEVALRETMDHDAAKHQAWAAACQCVLASNEFLYVQ is encoded by the coding sequence ATGCCGACATCGCCTTTCGTGCCCGCGACGATCCTTCGAGCTGCAGTTTTGCTGCTTGTGGTGACCGGTTCGCACGCGTATGCCGCGGAACCGGCCTCGCCTAGTTCGCAGGACCTGGCATTCTTTGAGTCGAAGATCCGTCCGTTGTTGGTCGAGCACTGCGTCGATTGCCACGGGGCCCATACACAGGAAAGCTCGCTCCGCGTCGATACCATGTCAGGCATGCTCGGCGGCGGTGAATCGGGCGCGGCGGTGATTCCCAAAGATCCGAAGCACAGCCTGCTACTGGCCGCGGTGCGGTACGACAACGAACATCTGAAGATGCCGCCCGACGGCAAGATGACCGACGCGCAGATCAAGCTGCTGCAGCAGTGGATTGAAATGGGGGCACCCCATCCCGATCAACTCGGCAGCGGGAGCATCCAGCCGAGACGTTCGCCGATCGACATGAATGCGGCTCGCGCGTATTGGGCGTTTCAACCGGTTCGGCGGCCGGTGATCCCGACTAGCGAAGCTCAAAACCCAATCGACGCGTTCATCCATGCGCCGCTGGCCAAGCAAGGCCTGGCACCCAACGGCCCGGCCGATCGGCGGACACTCATCCGTCGGGCCACGTTCGATCTAACCGGCTTACCCCCGACGCCGGACGAAGTGAGCGTGTTCCTGGCGGATGACTCGCCCGACGCGTTTGCCAAGGTGATCGATCGCTTGCTGGCATCCGACGCTTATGGCGAACGTTGGGGACGGCATTGGCTGGATGTCGTACGTTACGCCGATAGCAACGGCCTGGACGAAAACCAGGCGTTCGTCGATGCCTGGCGGTATCGCAACTACGTGATTGACGCGCTGAACGAAGACAAGCCGTTCGACCAGTTCGTCATGGAGCAGGTTGCCGGCGATCTGCTGGCCGGGAAGTCGGATGGCGGGTCGGATGACGATTCGGCAATCGCGACCGGTTTTCTGACGCTTGGCCCCAAGGTATTGGCCGAGAAAGACACCGTGAAGATGGAGATGGATATCATCGACGAGCAGATCGATACGCTGGGTCAGGCGTTTCTCGGTCTGACGATCGCGTGTGCCCGGTGTCACGATCACAAGTTCGACCCGATCTCGACCGCCGACTATTACGCGCTGGCCGGCATCTTCAAAAGCACGCAGTCGATGCAGTCGCTCAAGACGATTGCCAAGTACAACGAAAAGGTGTTGGCAACCGACGAGGAAGTTCAGCGAAAAGCGAAGCTCGATCAGGCGAAAAAGGAGAAGCAGACCGAGCTCGACAAGCTGGTCAAAGAGGCCAAACAGAAGCATCCCGATAGCAAGGAGGAAGCCTATCCGGAAGACATTCGTAAGCAACTTGACACGCTGCGAAAGGAGATCGCTTCGCTTACCGAGCAAGCCCCTGAGTTGCCGACCGCGATGGCGGTGAAAGAGGGAACGCCAGAGAACTTGCGGATCCACGTCCGCGGGAGTCACTTGATATTGGGGCAGCAAGTGCCCCGCGGCGTGCCCGTTGTGCTTCAGCGAAGCCAGCCACTGGATATCAGCGACGCCGAGAGTGGTCGCCTGCAACTGGCTCAATGGTTAGTTCACGCGGATAACCCGCTTACGGCCCGCGTGGCCGTCAATCGCGTCTGGCGATGGCATTTCGGTACCGGGCTTGTGCCGTCGACCGACAACTTCGGTAAGCTGGGCGAAGCGCCAACCCACCCTGAACTGTTGGATTGGCTGACCGCCGATTTCGTGGCCAACGGCTGGTCGCTTAAAAAGCTGCACCGGCAGATCATGCTTAGCGACACCTACCAGCGAAGCAGCAGCGTGAACGAAGAGAATGCGACGATCGACCCAGAAAACCGCTGGTACTGGAGAGCTAATGTGCAGCGATTGGAAGCCGAAGCCCTGCGTGATTCGTTGCTGGCAGTTAGCGGCAAGCTCGATCCGACGCAGGGAACCACCATGCTGACGGTCGACAAGTGGAAGCTGGTGTTCGATCACACCTCAAAGGACGACACCAGCTACGATACGCAGCGGCGTTCGATCTATTTGCCGGTCATTCGTAACAACTTGTACGACGGCTTCGCGCTGTTTGATTTCGCTACGGCTGACACCACGCAGGGAGACCGGGCGACCTCGACGGTGGCTCCGCAGGCATTGTTTACGCTTAACAGTCCTCTGTTTCTCGATGCCGCCGAAAACCTGGCCGATCGATTGCAGCAGCAGGTGCCGGATGACGAACGAGCACGGATCGAATTGTTGTATCAGTTGACCGTTTCGCGCCCGCCGCACGATCACGAGGTGACGCGGCTGCTAACGACGATCGACCAGTTGGAAGTTGCCCTGCGAGAAACGATGGATCACGACGCGGCAAAGCACCAGGCTTGGGCCGCGGCGTGCCAGTGCGTGTTGGCCTCGAACGAATTCCTGTATGTGCAATAG
- a CDS encoding trypsin-like peptidase domain-containing protein: MPCRVSLLVLLLAFVCLQVAWADEQAARVWTSRDGRFRTTATLLKIQQSSVILKQADGNQIEVSLDSLSPDDVQFIFKAKQSTSQTPPMGRINWGDQLDGAVDLIGALDLAKATIRGNPKQRPEGLTLPRGERTIVGIPAQSPPQYQLAMTIERQAGDEALFLGLMAGGKRVALGLDGYKRFSELSRIDGSIEVSKVTRYRGQRLRPGTTHDIVVTVHHHHIHVSIDGTTFLNWHGDTDRFQVVGSDWNNVPDDGFVLIGYGAQFLISRMELREITKSQIQPRKIDSQEVVSSVALIESGSSSGSGFMAARNLVVTNHHVIADAVVADLKVHFGDSDKAYPVASVVYSNPQRDLAILLVEADVLPLSLCYDNSATTGNEVKVYGNPSVGGGIILKNAVVGGKIGANVRIAGADYLQIDAKVNPGSSGGPILSSDRQVVAVTAMKANEDAEASIREGITTFSDKYKRDDSSKLQVGIAFGIPASDVTSAIDIVLKQSPEDAANVSAQHDLLIVFERLVALVGLRYIEALAMCGQHIKHQAFVVSSQGKAGGMCRMLSPGEDLKMQQAFKSGAAREIIAVLSENLDRDIQSLKNNRAISSRARSSLATLDRLIPELARFANQNHANYATFSQSMLQYEQQLERSLTAVAVEVGLKDE, translated from the coding sequence ATGCCATGTCGTGTTTCATTGCTGGTCCTCTTGCTGGCGTTTGTCTGCCTGCAGGTCGCTTGGGCGGACGAGCAGGCAGCCCGCGTTTGGACCAGTCGCGATGGGAGGTTTCGTACGACTGCGACCCTACTGAAAATTCAGCAGTCCTCGGTCATTCTCAAGCAGGCTGATGGAAACCAGATCGAAGTCTCCCTCGATTCTCTTTCGCCGGACGATGTGCAATTCATCTTCAAGGCCAAGCAGTCCACCTCTCAGACGCCGCCGATGGGCCGCATCAATTGGGGCGACCAACTGGATGGCGCGGTCGATCTGATCGGTGCCTTGGATTTGGCGAAAGCGACCATTCGCGGCAATCCCAAGCAACGCCCAGAAGGGCTGACGCTTCCCCGCGGTGAACGAACGATCGTCGGTATCCCTGCCCAGTCACCCCCGCAGTATCAATTGGCGATGACCATCGAGCGGCAAGCAGGGGATGAAGCCTTGTTCCTGGGCTTGATGGCCGGCGGAAAGCGAGTGGCCCTCGGTCTGGACGGATATAAGCGATTCAGCGAGCTCAGTCGAATCGATGGCTCGATTGAAGTTTCCAAGGTTACCCGCTATCGCGGACAGCGTCTGCGTCCAGGCACGACGCACGACATTGTGGTGACCGTACATCACCACCACATTCACGTTTCGATCGATGGAACGACTTTCCTCAATTGGCACGGCGACACGGATCGCTTTCAGGTGGTCGGGTCCGACTGGAACAATGTCCCGGACGATGGCTTCGTGTTGATTGGATATGGTGCCCAGTTTCTCATCTCGCGGATGGAGCTACGCGAAATCACGAAGTCGCAGATTCAGCCGCGCAAGATCGATTCGCAGGAAGTGGTTTCCTCGGTGGCTTTGATCGAATCAGGCTCGAGCAGCGGCTCTGGATTCATGGCCGCGCGCAATCTCGTCGTCACCAACCATCATGTGATTGCCGACGCCGTGGTTGCCGACCTGAAGGTTCACTTTGGCGACTCCGATAAGGCTTACCCTGTTGCGAGTGTCGTTTACTCCAATCCCCAGCGCGACCTGGCGATTCTCCTGGTCGAAGCCGACGTGCTGCCCCTTTCGCTGTGCTACGACAATTCAGCCACGACCGGCAACGAGGTGAAGGTCTATGGCAACCCATCGGTGGGCGGCGGGATCATCCTCAAAAATGCCGTGGTCGGCGGCAAGATCGGAGCCAACGTTCGTATCGCCGGAGCCGACTATCTGCAGATCGATGCGAAGGTAAACCCAGGCTCCAGCGGCGGTCCTATCCTCAGCAGCGATAGGCAAGTAGTCGCGGTAACCGCGATGAAAGCGAACGAAGATGCCGAAGCATCCATCCGCGAAGGGATCACGACCTTCAGCGACAAGTACAAGCGTGACGATTCCTCGAAGCTACAGGTCGGCATTGCCTTCGGAATACCGGCCAGCGACGTGACGAGTGCCATCGATATTGTTCTGAAACAATCGCCTGAGGACGCAGCGAACGTCTCGGCCCAGCACGATTTGCTGATTGTGTTTGAGCGGTTGGTCGCACTGGTCGGACTTCGGTATATCGAAGCGCTCGCGATGTGTGGCCAGCACATCAAACACCAGGCCTTCGTCGTCAGTTCGCAAGGGAAAGCCGGCGGCATGTGCCGTATGCTCTCTCCCGGCGAAGACCTGAAGATGCAACAGGCATTCAAAAGCGGGGCCGCTCGTGAGATCATCGCCGTGTTGTCGGAGAACCTGGACCGAGACATTCAGTCGCTGAAAAATAACCGGGCCATCTCATCACGTGCCCGCAGCAGTCTGGCGACGCTCGATCGCCTGATCCCCGAACTGGCCCGCTTCGCCAACCAAAACCACGCCAACTACGCCACCTTCAGCCAATCGATGCTGCAGTATGAACAGCAACTCGAACGTTCGCTAACGGCCGTGGCGGTGGAAGTGGGGTTGAAGGATGAGTAA
- a CDS encoding Gfo/Idh/MocA family protein: protein MTRIALLGTGLIGRFYAQSLHAPRSRDRIHLVYSRSHDRADAFADEFGIPHATDNWQAALASDEIDAVVIGLPNHMHLEVVLAAAAAGKAILCTKPLGVNAQEALQMLEAVEAAGVYHAYLEDLVYTPKTLKALQSVRAGAIGDVLWVRSREAHPGPHSDWFWNKELSGGGAIIDLGCHCIEIGRNFIGKEIRPVEVMCWADTQYHPVEVEDHAIGMVRYENGAIGQFETSWIFRGGMDLRDEVGGTEGTIWLNHWLRTGMEMFSSSNQSGYIAEKAETDTGWLFPVGNEGAALGYDDMFADVLTQMENGGKPQEDFYDGYVVNAIIDAAYQSVKTRQWSPVELPLWRGHTGEQKVEKSRSYDDEHDLIKREMMPDGATKLILRHKETGELSQRIVAK, encoded by the coding sequence ATGACACGCATTGCTCTTCTGGGTACCGGTCTGATCGGCCGGTTCTACGCTCAATCGCTGCACGCACCACGTTCGCGAGACCGGATTCATCTGGTCTATTCCCGCAGCCACGATCGCGCGGACGCGTTTGCCGATGAGTTCGGCATCCCTCACGCAACCGACAACTGGCAGGCCGCACTGGCAAGCGACGAGATCGATGCCGTCGTGATCGGCTTGCCCAATCACATGCACCTGGAAGTGGTACTGGCAGCCGCCGCGGCCGGCAAAGCGATCCTCTGCACGAAGCCGCTCGGCGTGAACGCGCAGGAAGCCCTGCAGATGCTGGAGGCCGTCGAAGCGGCTGGCGTTTACCATGCTTATCTCGAAGATCTCGTCTACACCCCCAAGACATTAAAGGCACTTCAGTCGGTGCGTGCCGGGGCGATTGGGGATGTGCTGTGGGTTCGGTCGCGCGAGGCGCACCCAGGCCCGCACAGCGATTGGTTTTGGAATAAGGAACTCTCTGGCGGTGGGGCGATCATCGACTTGGGGTGTCATTGCATCGAGATCGGCCGCAACTTCATCGGCAAGGAAATTCGCCCCGTCGAAGTGATGTGCTGGGCCGATACGCAGTACCATCCGGTGGAAGTCGAAGACCACGCGATCGGCATGGTCCGCTACGAAAACGGCGCGATCGGGCAGTTCGAGACCAGCTGGATCTTCCGCGGCGGAATGGACCTGCGGGACGAGGTCGGCGGCACCGAAGGAACCATCTGGCTCAACCATTGGCTGCGGACCGGGATGGAGATGTTCTCGTCGTCCAACCAGTCAGGCTACATCGCCGAAAAAGCCGAGACCGACACCGGCTGGCTCTTCCCGGTCGGCAACGAAGGGGCCGCGCTGGGCTACGACGACATGTTCGCCGACGTCCTCACCCAAATGGAAAACGGCGGCAAACCTCAGGAAGATTTCTACGATGGCTACGTCGTCAACGCGATCATCGACGCCGCGTACCAATCGGTGAAGACCCGACAATGGTCCCCGGTCGAACTTCCCCTATGGCGAGGCCACACCGGCGAGCAGAAGGTCGAAAAGTCGCGTTCGTACGACGACGAGCACGATCTGATCAAACGAGAAATGATGCCTGATGGTGCGACGAAGCTGATTCTGCGGCACAAAGAGACGGGTGAGCTAAGCCAGCGGATTGTGGCGAAGTAG
- a CDS encoding phytanoyl-CoA dioxygenase family protein — MNQFAVSEEQVARFQTEGYLIVRSLFDQSEMDGLLAYARADQDLLGQSHVKTDATGKETRLTVRNDLEESSLYTAIVRSQRVAGTMQKLLGDEVYHYHHKMMLKQPKTGGAWEWHQDYGYWYENGCLYPDMGSCMIAVDQATKANGCLQVLRGTHHMGRVNHVMIGDQTGADPQRVEAAIGRHELVYCEMSPGDAVFFHSNLLHRSDQNTSDNPRWSLICCYNTRHNDPIVTGGRHPNYSPLEIWPDQRVSKAIQAVSASH; from the coding sequence ATGAATCAGTTCGCCGTGAGCGAAGAACAGGTCGCGCGGTTTCAGACCGAAGGCTATTTGATTGTCCGTAGTTTGTTTGACCAGTCCGAGATGGACGGCCTCTTGGCGTATGCCCGGGCCGATCAAGATTTGCTGGGCCAGTCGCATGTGAAGACGGATGCTACCGGAAAGGAAACGCGCTTGACGGTGCGAAACGACCTGGAAGAGAGCTCGCTGTACACTGCGATCGTGCGCAGCCAGCGCGTAGCCGGGACGATGCAGAAGCTGTTGGGGGACGAGGTCTATCACTACCACCACAAGATGATGCTCAAGCAGCCCAAGACCGGCGGGGCCTGGGAGTGGCATCAAGACTACGGCTACTGGTACGAAAACGGTTGTCTGTACCCTGACATGGGAAGCTGCATGATCGCCGTCGATCAGGCAACCAAGGCCAACGGCTGCCTGCAGGTTCTCCGCGGTACACATCACATGGGCCGCGTCAATCATGTAATGATCGGCGATCAGACCGGCGCCGACCCGCAGCGCGTCGAAGCCGCGATTGGGCGGCACGAACTGGTCTACTGTGAAATGAGCCCCGGCGACGCGGTCTTCTTTCATAGCAATTTGCTGCATCGCTCGGATCAGAATACTTCCGACAACCCGCGATGGTCGCTGATCTGCTGTTATAATACCCGGCACAACGATCCGATCGTCACCGGCGGTCGCCACCCCAACTACTCTCCTCTGGAAATCTGGCCCGACCAACGGGTCTCGAAAGCGATTCAGGCCGTTTCGGCCAGCCACTAA
- a CDS encoding TolC family protein, translated as MPAAGDAQSGSDLQMVSFEEEETKPTVGELPELKSVPLEEIQPAPLDVQDVLTAVQASYPLLTSAYLGRNVATGENISAWGNFDLKLKGSSISRPEGFYETYRNAVSMEKPLFNGGYLYGGYRLGEGNFAPWYGERQTNGGGEFAAGVGVPLLKDRNIDKRRAELFKAQLERQRVEPEIRAQLIDFSRVATIYYWDWVAAGQARTAQQGLLSLAQERVQNIQRRIELGDLKSITRINNEQLIASRETKLIEAERKLQSAAIKLSLFFRDPSGEPLLPHDSLLPGSFPDQVLPTEADLADATDAAIAASPLLAEMDWKIRQTRIDLQQAENSLLPKLDAQLYASKDVGEPTSSKGDKTPFELELGLFGEVPLQRREAYGKVTSTQAKLQQLSVKRQFTQDKTVAAVQDAVSALLNAHQRIRRAEQNVRLADEALNLARIQFNEGDIDLVELNIYEQATTDARLIDISAKADFFKAMADYRAALNITP; from the coding sequence GTGCCTGCCGCCGGCGATGCCCAGTCCGGTAGCGATCTGCAAATGGTCTCGTTCGAGGAAGAAGAGACCAAGCCGACCGTCGGTGAACTTCCCGAACTCAAGTCCGTTCCGCTGGAAGAAATTCAACCGGCACCGCTCGACGTGCAAGACGTCCTCACGGCCGTTCAGGCATCCTACCCGCTGTTGACCAGCGCGTACCTGGGACGCAACGTGGCCACCGGCGAGAACATCTCGGCCTGGGGTAATTTCGACTTGAAGCTAAAAGGCTCGTCGATCTCGCGCCCCGAAGGTTTCTACGAGACATATCGCAACGCGGTATCGATGGAAAAACCACTGTTCAACGGCGGCTACCTGTACGGCGGTTACCGCCTGGGGGAAGGCAATTTTGCGCCATGGTATGGCGAACGACAGACCAACGGAGGTGGCGAATTCGCTGCCGGCGTCGGCGTTCCCCTGCTGAAGGATCGCAACATCGACAAACGCCGGGCCGAACTGTTCAAAGCTCAGCTCGAACGACAACGGGTCGAGCCGGAGATCCGTGCTCAGCTGATCGACTTCTCGCGCGTCGCCACCATATACTACTGGGACTGGGTCGCCGCCGGTCAGGCTCGCACTGCCCAGCAAGGACTCCTTTCGCTCGCCCAAGAACGCGTGCAAAACATTCAACGACGAATCGAGCTAGGCGACCTCAAGTCGATTACCCGCATCAACAACGAACAGCTCATCGCATCGCGTGAAACGAAACTGATCGAGGCAGAACGAAAGCTGCAAAGTGCGGCGATCAAATTGTCGCTCTTCTTCCGCGATCCTTCTGGCGAACCTCTGCTTCCGCACGATTCGCTACTGCCGGGCAGCTTTCCGGACCAGGTGTTGCCAACCGAAGCCGACCTGGCCGACGCCACCGACGCCGCGATCGCCGCTTCGCCCCTGTTGGCCGAAATGGACTGGAAGATCCGTCAAACGCGAATCGATCTGCAGCAAGCGGAAAACTCACTGTTGCCCAAGCTTGACGCGCAGTTGTACGCCTCGAAGGACGTCGGCGAGCCGACCAGCTCCAAGGGAGACAAGACTCCGTTCGAGCTGGAGCTGGGGCTCTTCGGCGAAGTGCCTTTGCAGCGACGAGAGGCCTACGGTAAGGTTACCTCCACCCAGGCCAAGCTCCAGCAGTTGTCGGTTAAGCGTCAGTTCACGCAGGACAAGACGGTTGCCGCCGTGCAAGACGCCGTGTCGGCTTTGCTGAACGCGCATCAGCGAATTCGCCGAGCCGAACAAAACGTTCGCCTGGCCGACGAGGCGTTGAACCTGGCTCGCATCCAGTTCAACGAAGGGGATATCGATCTGGTGGAACTCAACATCTACGAGCAAGCCACCACCGATGCCCGCCTGATCGACATCTCAGCCAAAGCCGACTTCTTCAAAGCGATGGCCGATTACCGCGCGGCGCTCAACATCACGCCGTAG
- a CDS encoding HlyD family secretion protein: MTTTVQTRDDSLPALKLVQSSRWVWRLANALLVMLLLCIVGMIFVPWQQSARGAGQVVAYAPQERQQMVTAPTKGIVSEIMPDLREGSPVKKGDLILEMEPAAANLVNQLEGSVRDLDAKIETAQTKVEVYGRNVIDFTEAKNAAVSAADQLVEAAKAKWDAKRKLVPGYEAKRLQAQLNLDRQKKLFDEGLQSEKELEKLKKDLDVAQADLESVKLDVEAALGELEAKKNERIQKEREAQTKVDYAKAMQQEALGQVATANKERRDVNIKLSELQRLKIRAPRDGTLYRVEVFEQGQMLKEGDPLFTIVPETTQRAVELWISGNDVPLVHTADHVRLQFEGWPAVQFAGWPSVAVGTFGGTVASVDATDDGLGNFRVLVVPDADAENAWPDDTYLRQGVQANGWVMLNQVPLGYEIWRQLNGFPPTAADRKAKPKGKDATKPKVKLPK; the protein is encoded by the coding sequence ATGACGACCACCGTACAGACGCGCGATGATAGCTTGCCAGCATTGAAGCTGGTTCAGTCATCGCGTTGGGTTTGGCGGTTGGCCAACGCGCTGCTGGTCATGCTTCTGCTGTGCATCGTGGGCATGATTTTCGTGCCGTGGCAGCAGTCGGCTCGCGGGGCTGGACAAGTCGTTGCCTACGCTCCGCAAGAGCGGCAGCAAATGGTGACCGCTCCGACCAAGGGAATCGTGTCCGAAATCATGCCCGACCTGCGAGAAGGATCGCCCGTGAAGAAGGGAGATCTGATTCTCGAAATGGAGCCGGCCGCGGCGAACCTGGTCAACCAATTGGAAGGGTCCGTGCGAGACCTCGATGCCAAGATCGAGACGGCCCAAACCAAAGTCGAGGTGTACGGACGAAATGTTATCGATTTCACGGAAGCCAAAAACGCAGCCGTTTCCGCCGCCGACCAACTGGTGGAAGCTGCCAAGGCGAAGTGGGATGCCAAACGAAAACTAGTGCCTGGCTACGAAGCCAAGCGATTGCAGGCCCAGCTGAATCTGGATCGCCAGAAGAAGCTGTTTGACGAAGGCCTGCAGTCGGAAAAGGAATTGGAAAAACTCAAAAAGGATCTCGACGTCGCCCAGGCCGACTTGGAGTCGGTCAAGCTTGATGTCGAGGCCGCGCTGGGTGAACTGGAAGCGAAGAAGAACGAACGGATTCAAAAGGAGCGAGAAGCCCAAACCAAGGTCGACTACGCCAAAGCGATGCAGCAGGAAGCCTTGGGGCAGGTAGCCACCGCCAACAAAGAACGCCGCGACGTCAACATCAAGCTTTCCGAACTTCAGCGATTGAAAATCAGAGCCCCCCGCGATGGTACCTTGTATCGGGTCGAAGTATTCGAGCAAGGGCAAATGTTAAAGGAAGGAGATCCCCTGTTCACGATTGTCCCTGAGACAACTCAGCGGGCCGTGGAACTGTGGATTTCCGGGAACGATGTTCCATTGGTTCACACAGCCGATCACGTTCGGCTGCAATTTGAAGGTTGGCCTGCCGTGCAGTTTGCCGGTTGGCCTTCGGTTGCAGTGGGTACGTTCGGCGGAACCGTTGCGAGTGTCGATGCCACGGATGACGGACTAGGCAATTTCCGGGTGTTGGTCGTACCAGACGCCGACGCCGAGAATGCCTGGCCCGACGACACCTACTTACGACAAGGCGTCCAAGCCAACGGCTGGGTGATGCTGAATCAGGTTCCCTTGGGCTATGAAATATGGCGACAGTTAAACGGATTTCCTCCCACAGCCGCCGATCGCAAGGCCAAACCCAAAGGCAAGGATGCCACAAAGCCCAAGGTCAAGCTTCCCAAGTAA